One genomic segment of Balaenoptera musculus isolate JJ_BM4_2016_0621 chromosome 11, mBalMus1.pri.v3, whole genome shotgun sequence includes these proteins:
- the PLCD1 gene encoding 1-phosphatidylinositol 4,5-bisphosphate phosphodiesterase delta-1 isoform X2, whose amino-acid sequence MSRGWFCLQDDKDLQALLKGSQLLKVKSNSWRRERFYKLQEDCKTIWQESRKVMRTPESQLFSIEDIQEVRMGHRSEGLEKFARDVPEDRCFSIVFKDQRNTLDLIAPSPTDAQHWVQGLRKIVHHSGSMDQQQKLRHWIHSCLRKADKNKDNKMNFKELQNFLKELNIQVDDSYARKIFRECDHSQTDSLEDEEIETFYKILTHRKEIDLTFKEAAGSGETLSVDQLVIFLQHQQREEAAGPALALSLIERYEPSETAKARRQMTKDGFLMYLLSADGSAFDRAHRRVYQDMGQPLSHYLVSSSHNTYLLEDQLTGPSSTEAYIRALCKGCRCLELDCWDGPNQEPVIYHGYTFTSKILFCDVLRAIRDYAFKASPYPVILSLENHCSLEQQRVMAQHLHTLLGPMLLDRPLDRVTTSLPSPEQLKGKILLKGKKLGGLFLPGGEGSPEATVVSDEDEAAEMEDEAVRRQVQHKSTEDKLTLAKELSDMVIYCKSVHFLGFPSPGTRGQAFYEMASFSENRALRLLQESGNSFVRHNVSHLSRIYPAGWRTDSSNYSPVEMWNGGCQIVALNFQTPGPEMDVYQGRFQDNGACGYVLKPAFLRDPNSTFNSRALAQGPWWAQKRLNVRVISGQQLPKVNKNKNSIVDPKVTVEIHGVGHDVASRQTAVVTNNGFNPWWDTEFEFEVIVPELALVRFVVEDYDASSKNDFIGQSTIPLNSLKQGYRHVHLLSKNGDQHPSATLFVKVGLQD is encoded by the exons ATGAGCAGAGGCTGG TTCT GCTTACAGGATGACAAGGACCTACAGGCACTGCTGAAGGGCAGCCAACTCTTGAAGGTGAAGTCCAACTCATGGCGGAGAGAACGCTTCTACAAGCTGCAGGAGGACTGCAAGACCATCTGGCAGGAGTCCCGCAAGGTCATGCGGACCCCAGAGTCCCAGCTGT TCTCCATCGAGGACATTCAGGAGGTGCGGATGGGGCACCGCTCAGAGGGCCTGGAGAAGTTTGCCCGGGACGTGCCTGAGGACCGCTGCTTCTCCATCGTCTTCAAGGACCAGCGCAACACTCTAGACCTCATCGCCCCATCGCCCACCGACGCCCAGCACTGGGTGCAGGGCCTGCGCAAGATCGTCCATCACTCGGGCTCCATGGACCAGCAGCAAAAGCTGCGGCA CTGGATTCATTCCTGCTTGCGAAAAGCTGACAAAAACAAGGACAACAAGATGAACTTCAAGGAGCTGCAGAACTTCCTGAAGGAGCTCAACATCCAGGTGGATGACAGCTATGCCCGAAAGATCTTCAGG GAATGTGACCACTCTCAGACAGATTCCCTGGAGGATGAGGAGATCGAGACGTTCTACAAGATACTGACCCACAGGAAGGAGATCGACCTCACCTTCAAGGAGGCTGCAGGCTCGGGGGAGACCCTGTCGGTGGATCAGTTAGTGATCTTCTTGCAGCACCAGCAGCGGGAGGAGGCGGCGGGGCCTGCACTGGCCCTCTCCCTCATCGAGCGCTACGAGCCCAGCGAGACGG ccaaGGCGCGGCGGCAGATGACCAAGGACGGCTTCCTCATGTACCTGCTCTCGGCCGACGGCAGCGCCTTCGACCGGGCGCACCGGCGGGTCTACCAGGACATGGGCCAGCCGCTCAGCCACTACCTGGTGTCGTCCTCTCACAACACCTACCTGCTGGAAGACCAGCTCACGGGGCCCAGCAGCACCGAAGCCTACATCCG GGCGCTGTGCAAAGGCTGCCGCTGCCTGGAGCTCGACTGCTGGGATGGGCCCAACCAGGAACCGGTCATCTATCACGGCTACACCTTCACCTCCAAGATCCTCTTCTGCGACGTGCTCAGGGCCATCCGGGACTACGCCTTCAAG GCGTCCCCCTACCCCGTCATCCTGTCCCTGGAGAACCACTGCAGCCTGGAGCAGCAGCGTGTGATGGCGCAACACCTGCACACCCTCCTGGGCCCCATGCTGTTGGATCGGCCACTGGACAGGGTCACCACCAGCCTGCCTTCCCCAGAG CAACTGAAGGGGAAGATCTTGCTGAAGGGGAAGAAGCTTGGGGGGCTTTTCCTCCCTGGAGGGGAAGGCAGCCCTGAGGCCACTGTGGTGTCAGATGAGGATGAGGCTGCCGAGATGGAGGACGAGGCAGTGAGGAGACAAGTGCAGCACAAGTCCACG GAGGACAAGCTCACACTAGCAAAGGAGCTCTCAGATATGGTCATTTACTGCAAGAGCGTCCACTTTCTGGGCTTCCCCAGTCCTGGCACCCGTGGGCAGGCTTTCTATGAGATGGCATCCTTCTCCGAGAACCGTGCCCTCCGACTGCTCCAAGAATCAG GAAACAGCTTTGTCCGCCACAATGTGAGTCACCTGAGCAGGATCTACCCCGCCGGGTGGAGAACGGATTCCTCCAACTACAGCCCTGTGGAGATGTGGAATGGGGGCTGCCAGATCG TGGCCCTGAACTTCCAGACACCTGGGCCAGAGATGGACGTATACCAGGGCCGATTCCAGGACAATGGGGCCTGTGGGTACGTGCTGAAGCCTGCCTTCCTGCGAGACCCCAACTCCACCTTCAACTCCCGTGCCCTGGCTCAGGGGCCCTGGTGGGCTCAGAAGCGGCTCAATGTCAGG GTCATCTCAGGGCAGCAACTGCCAAAAGTCAACAAGAATAAGAATTCAATTGTGGACCCCAAGGTGACAGTGGAGATCCATGGTGTGGGCCATGACGTGGCCAGCCGCCAGACCGCTGTGGTCACCAATAACG GTTTCAACCCATGGTGGGACACAGAGTTTGAGTTCGAGGTGATTGTGCCTGAGCTCGCCCTCGTGCGCTTTGTGGTGGAGGACTACGACGCCTCCTCCAAGAACGACTTCATTGGCCAGAGCACCATCCCCTTGAACAGCCTCAAGCAGG GGTACCGCCACGTCCACCTCCTGTCCAAGAACGGAGACCAGCACCCGTCTGCCACCCTCTTTGTGAAGGTGGGCCTCCAGGACTAG
- the PLCD1 gene encoding 1-phosphatidylinositol 4,5-bisphosphate phosphodiesterase delta-1 isoform X6 — protein MDSGRDFLTLHGPGLPSGRHTVPGQAQRAAGALRNVMQCLGVRRRSRSQSRSRELYLQEQSLEVAVLNEQRLGLQDDKDLQALLKGSQLLKVKSNSWRRERFYKLQEDCKTIWQESRKVMRTPESQLFSIEDIQEVRMGHRSEGLEKFARDVPEDRCFSIVFKDQRNTLDLIAPSPTDAQHWVQGLRKIVHHSGSMDQQQKLRHWIHSCLRKADKNKDNKMNFKELQNFLKELNIQVDDSYARKIFRECDHSQTDSLEDEEIETFYKILTHRKEIDLTFKEAAGSGETLSVDQLVIFLQHQQREEAAGPALALSLIERYEPSETAKARRQMTKDGFLMYLLSADGSAFDRAHRRVYQDMGQPLSHYLVSSSHNTYLLEDQLTGPSSTEAYIRALCKGCRCLELDCWDGPNQEPVIYHGYTFTSKILFCDVLRAIRDYAFKASPYPVILSLENHCSLEQQRVMAQHLHTLLGPMLLDRPLDRVTTSLPSPEQLKGKILLKGKKLGGLFLPGGEGSPEATVVSDEDEAAEMEDEAVRRQVQHKSTEDKLTLAKELSDMVIYCKSVHFLGFPSPGTRGQAFYEMASFSENRALRLLQESGNSFVRHNVSHLSRIYPAGWRTDSSNYSPVEMWNGGCQIVALNFQTPGPEMDVYQGRFQDNGACGSSQGSNCQKSTRIRIQLWTPR, from the exons ATGGACTCGGGCCGGGACTTCCTGACTCTGCACG GGCCAGGGCTGCCTTCTGGACGCCACACTGTCCCGGGCCAGGCTCAGCGGGCAGCAGGGGCACTTCGGAACGTCATGCAGTGCCTGGGGGTCAGGCGCCGAAGCCGGAGCCAGAGCCGCTCCAGAGAGCTCTACCTGCAGGAGCAGAGCCTCGAGGTGGCAGTTCTCAATGAGCAGAGGCTGG GCTTACAGGATGACAAGGACCTACAGGCACTGCTGAAGGGCAGCCAACTCTTGAAGGTGAAGTCCAACTCATGGCGGAGAGAACGCTTCTACAAGCTGCAGGAGGACTGCAAGACCATCTGGCAGGAGTCCCGCAAGGTCATGCGGACCCCAGAGTCCCAGCTGT TCTCCATCGAGGACATTCAGGAGGTGCGGATGGGGCACCGCTCAGAGGGCCTGGAGAAGTTTGCCCGGGACGTGCCTGAGGACCGCTGCTTCTCCATCGTCTTCAAGGACCAGCGCAACACTCTAGACCTCATCGCCCCATCGCCCACCGACGCCCAGCACTGGGTGCAGGGCCTGCGCAAGATCGTCCATCACTCGGGCTCCATGGACCAGCAGCAAAAGCTGCGGCA CTGGATTCATTCCTGCTTGCGAAAAGCTGACAAAAACAAGGACAACAAGATGAACTTCAAGGAGCTGCAGAACTTCCTGAAGGAGCTCAACATCCAGGTGGATGACAGCTATGCCCGAAAGATCTTCAGG GAATGTGACCACTCTCAGACAGATTCCCTGGAGGATGAGGAGATCGAGACGTTCTACAAGATACTGACCCACAGGAAGGAGATCGACCTCACCTTCAAGGAGGCTGCAGGCTCGGGGGAGACCCTGTCGGTGGATCAGTTAGTGATCTTCTTGCAGCACCAGCAGCGGGAGGAGGCGGCGGGGCCTGCACTGGCCCTCTCCCTCATCGAGCGCTACGAGCCCAGCGAGACGG ccaaGGCGCGGCGGCAGATGACCAAGGACGGCTTCCTCATGTACCTGCTCTCGGCCGACGGCAGCGCCTTCGACCGGGCGCACCGGCGGGTCTACCAGGACATGGGCCAGCCGCTCAGCCACTACCTGGTGTCGTCCTCTCACAACACCTACCTGCTGGAAGACCAGCTCACGGGGCCCAGCAGCACCGAAGCCTACATCCG GGCGCTGTGCAAAGGCTGCCGCTGCCTGGAGCTCGACTGCTGGGATGGGCCCAACCAGGAACCGGTCATCTATCACGGCTACACCTTCACCTCCAAGATCCTCTTCTGCGACGTGCTCAGGGCCATCCGGGACTACGCCTTCAAG GCGTCCCCCTACCCCGTCATCCTGTCCCTGGAGAACCACTGCAGCCTGGAGCAGCAGCGTGTGATGGCGCAACACCTGCACACCCTCCTGGGCCCCATGCTGTTGGATCGGCCACTGGACAGGGTCACCACCAGCCTGCCTTCCCCAGAG CAACTGAAGGGGAAGATCTTGCTGAAGGGGAAGAAGCTTGGGGGGCTTTTCCTCCCTGGAGGGGAAGGCAGCCCTGAGGCCACTGTGGTGTCAGATGAGGATGAGGCTGCCGAGATGGAGGACGAGGCAGTGAGGAGACAAGTGCAGCACAAGTCCACG GAGGACAAGCTCACACTAGCAAAGGAGCTCTCAGATATGGTCATTTACTGCAAGAGCGTCCACTTTCTGGGCTTCCCCAGTCCTGGCACCCGTGGGCAGGCTTTCTATGAGATGGCATCCTTCTCCGAGAACCGTGCCCTCCGACTGCTCCAAGAATCAG GAAACAGCTTTGTCCGCCACAATGTGAGTCACCTGAGCAGGATCTACCCCGCCGGGTGGAGAACGGATTCCTCCAACTACAGCCCTGTGGAGATGTGGAATGGGGGCTGCCAGATCG TGGCCCTGAACTTCCAGACACCTGGGCCAGAGATGGACGTATACCAGGGCCGATTCCAGGACAATGGGGCCTGTGG GTCATCTCAGGGCAGCAACTGCCAAAAGTCAACAAGAATAAGAATTCAATTGTGGACCCCAAGGTGA